A region from the Nonlabens sp. YIK11 genome encodes:
- a CDS encoding DUF721 domain-containing protein, which produces MRNNKKEEFVSMSDVLKDFKSQNKLSKGFLKVDVDAAWKEVMGPGVMTYTTGIKLSEEKLFIDLSSSVLRQELSYGRSKIIANLNEHLGKEVIKTLVLR; this is translated from the coding sequence ATGCGGAACAATAAAAAAGAGGAATTTGTGAGTATGAGCGACGTCTTGAAAGATTTCAAGTCGCAAAACAAACTATCCAAAGGTTTTTTAAAAGTGGACGTGGATGCCGCATGGAAGGAAGTTATGGGCCCTGGAGTCATGACATACACGACGGGCATCAAGCTATCTGAAGAAAAATTATTCATAGACCTATCATCCTCTGTATTAAGACAGGAACTTTCCTATGGTCGTAGCAAGATCATAGCAAACCTCAATGAACATTTAGGGAAAGAGGTCATCAAAACCTTAGTACTTAGATAG
- a CDS encoding translocation/assembly module TamB domain-containing protein, whose protein sequence is MIAFSFPSVQTATAHYLTDYLNDTYDVDIAIEKVAITYDGDVNLGSSRALDHHQDTIISFQSLSSSILSFSELVSNAPVLGNVKIDKFYLNMKRYEGEESDNLNIFLKKFASDQASTQPFTLSTGEIQLTDARIRITDEEANHPEIFFADNLNLNADNFRIDGDELFADITKGNFIMYNGAVSENNGGEGFTIKDLVADFYYSPTQIKAQDLYIETLGSYLKGDLQFDYEPGDFSDFVDKVRWDFKIQEASLATNELDIFYDEFVSNESIDLEGNILGTLNDFTVTDLKMTALNDLSVDGTMSMRNLVRDVDQFYIEGDFNQLQVSNTDLKKLLPNILGTQLPAELNQLGTVNANGYASVDQNTVVSKLSGSTRLGNFGTDLRLTEIRSERIGYNGNIKTSGFNLGSITKTKDLGRISLDLNVDGRGFDPDNARLSLNGNIGRLSFKGYNYRNIKVNGDLRKPVFNGTVKINDPNLQLEFDGLVDITEEINSYDFKASIAYADLRATNIFTRDSMAILKGDVVIDMNGTDINDVAGTINFTDASYQNDNDTYFFEDFIIESTFIEQERLITINSTDIIEGEVRGQFKIEEIPELFKNAIGNVYINYKSDKITQDQYLDYEFKIYDKIVDLFFPDIALGENTIIKGQVASNEAQFRLTFRTPRIKAYDVDLKQVNVQVNNQNPLFNTYIKIDDIDNGFYNVKDFQLINVTRQDTLLFRTEFTSEEQSDDKYNLSFYHTINDENKSVVGIRRSDLRYQGKKWVINPSAEDVKLVFDNNFQTFKLDTLRAQHLNERITVAGMIDGKDSKDVNLKFDGVRIASLTKPIDSLKMRGRIDGELKLEQIDGNYAPSSNFTISNFEVNNTPLGDFDMLVKGNEDLSVYNVNAQLKDDVQRTFTVDGSINTGGDYSTLDLSANFNEFNLVALSPLGGIVIDNIRGLATGNARVQGRLTEPEISGQIVLNNAGLQVPYLNTDFDFEDKATVDITSTSFDFGEIQLTDTKYNTSGLLKGQINHKNFGFWELDLALESDRLLVLDTELTEESLYYGTAFIDGSATITGPTDELFIDVVATTGEGTIFKIPIDDGESLGDTSAIYFLSPEEKEARLSGEETEIKEVSGLELRFDLEVTPTATVEITVDPTNGSYLRGSGYGNLLLEINTNGKFVMNGDFIATEGIYNFKYAGLVNKEFVIEPGGTVDWNGDPTNANIDVSASYLTRANPSVLLDNPNLNAQIPVKVVTSLEGDLSFFDPEFEIVFPNVSSVVKSELQYRLEDKAERQRQALSLIATGSFYNPNSIAQNAATGNLIESLSGIVNDIVSSGDSRLDFGVTYEATERNPNSDIQRSDRFGITLTTQISDRVFINGKLGVPVGSTTATERAVIGNVEIEFLLNQTGTLTLKIFNRENALQQIGQQEGYDQGLGLEYSIDFDSLNELYEKVFSKTISKKPALRKSQSLEEFNTGINPE, encoded by the coding sequence GTGATTGCTTTTTCTTTTCCATCTGTACAGACCGCTACCGCTCATTACTTGACGGATTATCTCAATGACACCTATGATGTGGACATTGCCATTGAAAAGGTAGCCATCACGTACGATGGTGATGTCAATTTAGGAAGTTCCCGCGCGCTGGACCATCATCAAGATACCATCATATCATTTCAAAGCTTAAGTAGTTCCATACTAAGCTTTTCTGAATTGGTCTCCAACGCACCTGTGCTGGGTAATGTAAAGATCGATAAGTTCTATCTCAACATGAAGCGCTATGAAGGTGAAGAAAGCGACAACCTCAATATATTCCTTAAAAAATTTGCCAGCGATCAAGCAAGTACGCAGCCTTTTACATTATCAACAGGCGAGATCCAACTCACTGATGCACGCATCAGAATTACTGACGAAGAGGCAAATCACCCAGAGATATTCTTTGCTGATAATCTCAACTTGAACGCTGACAATTTTAGGATAGACGGCGATGAACTTTTTGCAGATATCACAAAGGGTAATTTTATAATGTATAACGGTGCCGTTAGTGAAAATAATGGTGGTGAAGGTTTTACCATTAAAGATCTTGTGGCAGATTTCTATTATTCTCCTACCCAAATTAAAGCGCAGGATCTTTATATTGAAACCTTAGGTTCATATCTAAAGGGCGATTTGCAATTTGATTATGAGCCTGGTGACTTTTCAGATTTTGTAGATAAGGTACGTTGGGATTTCAAAATTCAAGAAGCCAGTCTTGCAACTAATGAGTTGGATATTTTTTACGATGAGTTCGTCAGTAATGAAAGTATTGATTTAGAGGGAAATATTCTGGGAACGCTCAATGACTTCACGGTTACAGATCTCAAAATGACCGCCTTAAACGATTTGAGTGTTGACGGTACGATGTCTATGCGCAATCTTGTTAGGGATGTGGATCAATTCTATATTGAAGGTGATTTTAACCAATTACAGGTAAGCAACACCGATTTAAAAAAACTGCTTCCCAATATCTTAGGGACCCAACTACCTGCTGAACTTAATCAATTAGGTACCGTGAATGCCAATGGATATGCTAGTGTGGACCAAAACACTGTGGTTTCAAAATTGTCAGGAAGTACCCGTCTAGGAAATTTTGGCACAGACTTGCGACTGACTGAAATTCGGTCAGAACGCATCGGCTACAACGGTAACATAAAAACCAGCGGATTTAATCTAGGTAGCATCACAAAAACAAAAGACCTAGGTAGGATAAGCCTTGACTTAAATGTAGATGGTCGTGGTTTTGATCCAGATAACGCAAGGTTAAGTTTAAATGGGAATATTGGTAGACTAAGCTTTAAAGGGTACAACTACCGAAACATCAAAGTCAATGGTGATTTGCGCAAACCGGTATTTAATGGGACCGTCAAGATCAATGATCCCAATCTGCAATTGGAATTTGACGGACTGGTTGATATTACTGAAGAAATTAATTCCTACGATTTTAAAGCCTCCATCGCCTACGCAGATTTGAGAGCGACCAACATCTTCACTCGTGATAGCATGGCAATATTGAAAGGCGATGTGGTAATTGACATGAACGGTACTGATATCAATGACGTCGCGGGAACCATTAATTTCACTGATGCCAGCTATCAAAACGACAACGACACCTACTTTTTTGAGGATTTTATCATCGAGAGTACCTTCATAGAACAAGAACGCTTGATTACCATAAACAGCACCGACATTATTGAAGGCGAGGTAAGAGGACAGTTCAAGATAGAAGAGATTCCAGAGCTTTTCAAAAATGCGATTGGTAACGTTTACATCAATTACAAATCTGATAAAATTACCCAGGATCAATATCTTGATTATGAATTCAAGATCTATGATAAAATTGTAGATCTGTTCTTTCCTGATATCGCTCTAGGCGAAAACACAATCATCAAAGGCCAAGTTGCAAGTAACGAGGCTCAATTTAGGCTCACCTTTAGAACACCTAGGATCAAAGCTTACGATGTAGATCTGAAACAAGTGAATGTTCAGGTGAATAACCAAAACCCGTTATTCAACACCTATATAAAAATTGATGACATCGATAATGGTTTTTATAATGTCAAAGACTTTCAACTAATCAATGTCACACGTCAGGATACCTTACTCTTCAGAACTGAGTTCACGAGTGAAGAACAGTCAGACGATAAATACAATCTAAGTTTTTACCACACAATAAACGATGAGAATAAATCGGTCGTAGGTATACGCCGTAGTGACCTTAGATATCAAGGTAAGAAATGGGTAATAAATCCCAGCGCAGAAGATGTCAAACTAGTTTTTGATAACAACTTCCAAACCTTCAAACTCGATACACTTAGAGCACAACACCTTAACGAGAGAATCACTGTCGCAGGTATGATTGACGGCAAGGATTCTAAGGATGTGAACCTCAAATTTGATGGTGTGCGCATTGCTAGTCTAACTAAACCCATTGACAGTCTCAAGATGCGAGGCCGTATTGACGGTGAGCTCAAACTTGAACAGATTGATGGTAACTACGCTCCATCAAGCAATTTTACCATCAGTAACTTTGAGGTAAATAATACTCCACTAGGCGATTTTGATATGCTGGTCAAGGGTAATGAAGATCTAAGTGTTTACAATGTAAACGCTCAACTTAAGGATGATGTTCAACGTACGTTTACCGTGGACGGTTCCATCAATACTGGTGGTGATTATTCTACACTTGATCTTAGTGCTAATTTCAATGAATTCAATTTAGTGGCTTTAAGTCCGCTAGGTGGGATCGTTATCGATAATATAAGAGGTCTGGCCACAGGAAACGCAAGGGTACAAGGCAGACTGACCGAGCCCGAAATATCCGGACAAATAGTACTCAACAATGCAGGACTGCAGGTGCCATACCTTAATACAGATTTTGATTTTGAGGATAAGGCCACGGTTGATATTACCAGCACTAGCTTTGATTTTGGAGAAATCCAATTAACCGACACTAAATACAACACCTCTGGACTTTTAAAAGGACAGATCAACCATAAGAATTTTGGTTTTTGGGAATTGGATTTAGCACTAGAATCCGACCGTCTCTTAGTACTCGACACAGAACTCACTGAAGAATCTCTTTATTACGGTACAGCTTTCATAGACGGTAGTGCTACCATCACTGGACCTACAGATGAATTGTTCATCGATGTAGTTGCGACCACAGGTGAAGGAACGATTTTTAAAATACCTATCGACGATGGTGAATCGCTAGGCGATACCTCTGCCATTTATTTTCTAAGTCCTGAAGAGAAGGAAGCTAGATTATCTGGCGAGGAAACTGAAATTAAAGAAGTATCGGGATTGGAGTTACGATTTGACCTAGAAGTAACGCCTACAGCGACAGTTGAAATCACAGTTGATCCCACAAACGGTAGTTATCTGCGAGGTAGTGGTTATGGCAACCTTTTATTGGAAATCAACACCAATGGTAAATTCGTCATGAACGGTGATTTTATCGCTACTGAAGGTATTTATAACTTCAAATACGCAGGATTGGTAAACAAGGAGTTTGTCATAGAACCTGGAGGTACAGTCGACTGGAATGGTGACCCTACAAATGCCAATATTGATGTAAGTGCTTCATACCTCACAAGAGCAAACCCATCCGTGTTATTGGACAATCCTAATCTTAATGCACAAATACCGGTCAAGGTTGTTACGAGCCTTGAAGGAGACCTAAGCTTCTTTGATCCAGAATTTGAGATTGTTTTTCCTAATGTGAGTTCTGTGGTAAAATCAGAGTTGCAATATCGACTGGAAGATAAAGCAGAAAGACAACGACAAGCCTTGTCGCTAATCGCAACAGGGTCCTTTTATAATCCTAATAGTATAGCGCAAAATGCTGCCACCGGTAACTTAATAGAAAGTCTATCTGGAATCGTGAATGACATCGTGAGTAGTGGCGATAGTCGTTTGGATTTTGGTGTGACCTATGAGGCAACAGAGCGTAATCCTAACTCTGATATCCAGCGATCAGACCGTTTTGGAATTACATTAACCACACAAATAAGCGATCGGGTTTTCATCAACGGTAAATTGGGAGTTCCTGTAGGTAGCACCACGGCCACAGAACGTGCCGTGATTGGTAATGTAGAAATTGAATTTTTATTGAATCAGACCGGTACGCTTACCTTAAAAATATTTAACCGCGAAAATGCCTTGCAGCAAATAGGACAGCAAGAAGGTTACGATCAGGGATTAGGTCTAGAGTATAGTATAGATTTTGACAGCTTGAATGAGTTGTATGAAAAGGTGTTCTCTAAAACCATTTCTAAAAAACCTGCCTTAAGAAAATCACAGTCTTTAGAAGAATTCAATACTGGGATCAATCCAGAGTAA
- the ribH gene encoding 6,7-dimethyl-8-ribityllumazine synthase, producing the protein MATAGKDLSHYDKCKLPDASKMRIGIVVSEWNDDITENLYKGALDTLLDCGMHKDAIYRYDVPGSFELIYGCRKMQESTFSVPGKRQKRVLDAVIAIGSVIRGETAHFDFVCQGVTSGIKDLNLNKTRIPVIFCVLTDDTHAQSVARSGGIHGNKGSEAAIAAIKMAALKAS; encoded by the coding sequence ATGGCTACTGCCGGTAAGGATTTATCCCATTACGATAAGTGCAAATTACCCGACGCATCAAAAATGCGTATAGGTATCGTTGTGTCTGAATGGAACGACGACATTACAGAGAACCTATACAAAGGCGCTCTGGATACACTACTGGATTGTGGTATGCATAAAGATGCCATCTATAGGTACGATGTTCCAGGATCGTTTGAATTGATATACGGTTGCAGGAAGATGCAGGAATCCACTTTTAGCGTTCCTGGTAAAAGACAAAAGCGCGTTTTAGATGCAGTAATTGCGATAGGTAGCGTGATACGTGGTGAGACGGCTCATTTTGATTTTGTTTGTCAAGGCGTTACCAGCGGTATCAAAGACTTGAACCTAAACAAGACTAGAATTCCAGTGATATTCTGTGTGTTAACAGATGATACTCACGCTCAATCTGTAGCTCGTAGCGGTGGTATTCATGGAAATAAAGGTTCTGAAGCAGCGATAGCTGCAATCAAGATGGCTGCCTTGAAGGCAAGCTAA
- a CDS encoding tetratricopeptide repeat protein — MATYNKRGYKPKTQKEKEVIEEQESTTAEIFETLDEGAGKTEEWVAKNQNVILYTVIAIAVIAAAIWAYTAFILGPKAEEALEESTQAFSFYEQAVNATGEEQDSLYNLALEGGEGKYGLIKLAENYSGTDAGNIANYQAGMAYLNLGGTNYQNAIDYLTAYDGDGSIMEAYAKAGIGDALMQVDQAADAIKYYNEAADIVPNEFTTPKYLLKGAQAALLTGDNSTAIKNLERIEEEYETTPEAQTAKILLGQAQAASN, encoded by the coding sequence ATGGCCACATACAATAAAAGAGGTTACAAGCCTAAAACGCAGAAGGAGAAAGAAGTAATTGAAGAGCAAGAGTCGACAACGGCTGAGATTTTTGAAACACTTGATGAAGGCGCAGGCAAAACCGAAGAATGGGTTGCCAAGAATCAAAACGTTATTCTTTATACTGTTATTGCCATCGCGGTAATCGCTGCGGCCATATGGGCGTACACAGCTTTCATTCTAGGCCCAAAAGCTGAAGAAGCTCTCGAAGAATCCACTCAAGCATTCAGTTTTTATGAGCAAGCAGTTAACGCAACAGGCGAGGAGCAAGATTCTCTTTACAACCTAGCCTTAGAAGGTGGTGAAGGTAAATACGGACTTATCAAACTTGCCGAAAACTATAGCGGTACAGATGCTGGAAATATTGCCAACTATCAAGCAGGTATGGCTTACCTTAATTTAGGTGGTACCAACTATCAAAATGCGATTGATTACCTAACTGCTTATGATGGCGATGGATCGATCATGGAAGCATACGCAAAAGCTGGTATAGGTGATGCACTTATGCAAGTTGATCAAGCTGCAGATGCCATCAAATATTACAATGAGGCAGCAGATATTGTTCCTAATGAATTTACCACGCCTAAATATCTTTTAAAAGGTGCTCAAGCGGCGCTTTTAACTGGAGATAACAGCACGGCCATTAAGAATCTTGAGCGAATTGAAGAAGAGTATGAAACTACTCCAGAAGCACAAACCGCTAAAATTCTTTTAGGTCAGGCTCAAGCAGCTTCTAACTAG
- the pheT gene encoding phenylalanine--tRNA ligase subunit beta gives MKISYNWLKQFINVADDLDKHTALLTSLGLEVEGVTPFESVKGGLKGVVVGHILECVKHSNADKLNLTKVDIGNEVVQIVCGASNVAAGQKVPVATVGTTLYDAKGEAWKIKKGKIRGEESHGMICAEDELGLGTSHAGIMVLDDDLEVGTPLADVFEIESDHVIEIGLTPNRADAMSHMGVARDLRAGLAVHEDAPAFITPSLSSFHVDSRANRFDIEVVNNDLAPRYCGVSINGLKIEASPDWLQNRLKAIGIAPKNNVVDITNYVMHELGQPLHAFDATKIEGNKVIVQTLPAGTPFTTLDGIVHELHEEDLMICDTEKPLCIAGVYGGQNSGVTDGTTSIFLESAYFNPVSIRKTAKRHGFNTDASFRFERGIDPNITEDALKRAAILIKEIAGGEITSDITDLYPNKIEDYEVFLPFAKIDSLIGQEIDRAEIKEILRTLDINVKNVTETGLGLSIPAYRNDVSRPVDVIEEILRVYGYDRIETSSKLNASIAPSSRLDSFKIENIVAQQLIGQGFIEMMANSLTAAKYHELTEQISVKNEVKILNPLSNDLSVMRQSLLYGGLESIAYNLNRKQNNLKFFEFGNSYHQFKERSYTEQKHLSILTVGNVQPNSWNSSNVKADFFFLKGAVISILKRLGIDTINEKDTKMDFLSEGLALSSGSKLVDIGLVKKKIARTFGIDEPVFYANVYWSEVLKLVSKDHKSIQEIAKSPVVNRDLALLVDDKTTFKELQTVAFQAERKLLKSVDLFDVYEGKELPEGKKSYALSFKLQDLEKTLTDKQIDKVMDKVQSQLEKQSGAIVR, from the coding sequence ATGAAAATTTCCTACAACTGGCTCAAACAGTTCATCAATGTAGCAGATGATCTTGACAAACACACGGCACTACTCACCTCACTAGGTCTTGAAGTAGAAGGTGTAACGCCATTTGAAAGTGTCAAGGGCGGCCTGAAAGGTGTTGTTGTAGGTCACATTCTGGAATGTGTAAAACATTCCAATGCCGACAAACTTAATCTTACCAAAGTTGACATAGGTAACGAAGTGGTACAGATCGTTTGTGGCGCGTCAAACGTTGCTGCTGGTCAAAAAGTTCCTGTAGCGACTGTGGGAACGACTCTTTATGATGCTAAAGGTGAAGCCTGGAAAATCAAAAAAGGAAAGATACGCGGCGAGGAAAGTCATGGAATGATCTGTGCCGAGGATGAGTTGGGTCTAGGAACATCTCACGCAGGAATCATGGTACTGGATGATGATCTAGAAGTGGGAACACCACTTGCAGATGTTTTTGAAATTGAAAGCGACCATGTCATTGAAATAGGTCTCACACCTAATCGCGCAGATGCGATGTCCCATATGGGTGTCGCCAGAGATTTAAGAGCAGGCCTTGCAGTTCATGAAGATGCACCAGCTTTTATAACACCATCGCTAAGCAGTTTTCACGTAGATTCTCGCGCCAATAGATTTGATATAGAAGTGGTCAATAATGATTTGGCTCCTAGATATTGTGGTGTATCCATCAATGGATTGAAAATAGAAGCATCACCCGACTGGCTACAAAATCGATTGAAAGCCATAGGCATTGCACCAAAGAACAATGTGGTAGATATCACCAATTATGTGATGCACGAATTGGGACAACCGCTTCATGCCTTTGATGCGACTAAAATTGAAGGAAATAAGGTCATCGTTCAAACCTTACCTGCTGGTACACCGTTTACCACGCTGGATGGTATCGTCCATGAGTTGCACGAGGAAGATCTCATGATTTGCGATACCGAAAAGCCTTTATGTATCGCTGGAGTTTATGGTGGTCAAAACAGCGGAGTCACAGACGGAACCACTAGCATATTTTTGGAAAGTGCTTATTTCAATCCAGTAAGCATCCGCAAAACGGCAAAACGACATGGGTTCAATACAGATGCGTCCTTTAGATTTGAGAGAGGCATCGACCCCAACATTACTGAAGATGCACTGAAACGTGCAGCGATCTTAATCAAAGAAATTGCTGGTGGCGAAATTACCAGTGATATTACAGACCTATATCCCAATAAGATCGAGGACTATGAAGTCTTCTTGCCCTTTGCAAAAATCGACTCACTTATAGGACAAGAAATTGACCGTGCAGAAATCAAAGAGATTCTAAGAACTCTTGACATCAATGTAAAAAATGTTACGGAAACAGGCCTAGGGCTAAGCATTCCAGCATACCGCAATGATGTAAGCCGTCCCGTAGATGTCATTGAGGAAATCTTACGTGTTTATGGATATGATCGCATTGAAACGTCTTCCAAACTCAATGCTTCCATAGCGCCGAGTTCGAGACTGGACAGTTTTAAAATTGAGAATATTGTAGCTCAACAGTTAATAGGCCAAGGCTTTATCGAGATGATGGCGAACAGCTTAACAGCTGCTAAATATCACGAACTTACGGAGCAGATTTCAGTAAAGAATGAGGTTAAAATATTGAATCCGTTAAGTAATGACTTATCGGTGATGCGCCAGAGTTTGCTTTATGGCGGATTGGAATCTATCGCGTATAATCTCAATAGAAAACAGAACAATCTTAAATTCTTTGAATTTGGTAACAGCTATCACCAGTTCAAGGAACGCAGCTATACAGAGCAAAAACATTTATCCATCCTAACCGTAGGTAATGTACAGCCCAACTCCTGGAACTCCAGCAATGTAAAAGCAGATTTCTTCTTTCTTAAGGGTGCTGTCATTTCAATTTTAAAGAGATTGGGAATTGACACTATCAACGAGAAGGATACTAAGATGGACTTTTTAAGTGAAGGGCTAGCCTTAAGTTCTGGAAGTAAGTTGGTAGATATCGGATTGGTTAAAAAGAAGATCGCTAGAACTTTTGGTATCGATGAGCCTGTATTTTATGCTAATGTTTATTGGAGTGAGGTTTTGAAATTGGTAAGTAAAGACCATAAATCCATTCAGGAAATTGCAAAATCACCTGTAGTCAATCGAGACCTGGCTTTACTTGTCGACGATAAAACTACCTTTAAAGAACTACAAACAGTTGCATTTCAAGCAGAGCGTAAATTGCTGAAGTCCGTAGATCTATTTGATGTGTATGAAGGCAAGGAATTGCCAGAAGGCAAAAAGTCCTATGCATTGAGCTTCAAATTGCAGGACCTTGAGAAGACCTTGACAGATAAGCAAATTGACAAAGTAATGGATAAGGTTCAGAGTCAGCTGGAAAAACAGTCAGGTGCCATAGTTCGCTGA
- a CDS encoding lipocalin family protein produces the protein MKNLILAVFTVLLVSCANDSNSEKIKNLNGYWNIDLVEKPDGSQKEFPFTNHMDFFEVNGNSGTKSRVSPTYDGTFISYGDAVKFEWVDNENQVVLNFASGEQAYSQILRKATKDEMELVHEDGTVYYYKAYQPDAEQ, from the coding sequence ATGAAGAATTTAATCCTTGCAGTTTTTACGGTTTTGCTGGTAAGTTGCGCTAATGATAGCAACAGTGAAAAAATAAAAAACCTTAACGGCTACTGGAATATTGATCTAGTTGAGAAGCCAGATGGCAGCCAGAAGGAATTCCCGTTTACCAATCACATGGATTTTTTTGAAGTGAATGGCAATAGCGGCACTAAGAGTCGAGTAAGCCCTACTTATGACGGCACCTTTATTTCTTATGGCGATGCTGTAAAGTTTGAATGGGTGGACAATGAAAATCAAGTAGTCCTCAACTTTGCCAGCGGTGAACAAGCTTATTCACAAATACTAAGAAAAGCTACCAAAGACGAAATGGAACTGGTTCATGAAGATGGAACCGTATATTACTATAAAGCCTACCAACCCGATGCGGAACAATAA
- the recF gene encoding DNA replication/repair protein RecF (All proteins in this family for which functions are known are DNA-binding proteins that assist the filamentation of RecA onto DNA for the initiation of recombination or recombinational repair.) produces the protein MHLKSLSLVNYKSFDSADFEMDEKINCFVGNNGVGKTNVLDAIYHLAFAKSYFNPITIQNIKHETDFFVINGRFEKDDREENVVISAKRGNKRIAKRNGKVYEKISDHIGLLPLVIISPADRDLIIEGSETRRKFLDGVLSLDNQKYLERLINYNKLLSQRNALLKYFAANRKFDSDALAVYDEQMVALGAYIHKCRVEFLERFTPIFKDFYAKISRKADEKVDIYYKSDFLDADPTTVFKDAQQKDLQIQYSTVGIHKDDLLFSLDDYPVKKYGSQGQQKSFLTALKLAQFEFIKSESGTVPILLLDDIFDKLDESRVSQLIEMVNDEQFGQLFISDTNSERTEAVIKNVNQSYKMFEL, from the coding sequence ATGCATCTCAAATCCTTAAGTCTGGTCAACTACAAAAGTTTTGACAGCGCTGATTTTGAGATGGATGAAAAAATCAACTGCTTTGTGGGTAATAATGGCGTAGGAAAAACCAACGTGCTGGACGCAATCTACCATCTTGCCTTTGCCAAAAGCTATTTCAATCCTATCACGATTCAAAACATCAAACATGAAACTGATTTTTTTGTCATTAATGGGAGGTTTGAAAAGGATGATCGAGAAGAGAATGTCGTGATAAGCGCCAAACGTGGTAATAAGCGAATTGCAAAGCGTAATGGTAAGGTCTATGAAAAGATTAGTGACCACATAGGCTTGCTGCCACTGGTCATCATATCACCAGCAGATCGCGACCTTATCATAGAAGGCAGTGAGACCAGACGTAAATTTCTAGATGGCGTTCTCTCACTGGACAATCAAAAATATCTGGAGCGACTTATCAACTACAACAAGTTGTTATCGCAGCGCAATGCCTTGCTCAAGTACTTTGCGGCAAACCGTAAGTTTGATAGCGATGCACTTGCCGTTTATGATGAACAAATGGTAGCGCTGGGCGCATATATCCATAAGTGCAGGGTGGAATTTTTAGAACGCTTCACTCCTATTTTTAAGGATTTTTATGCAAAGATTTCCAGAAAGGCAGATGAAAAGGTGGACATTTATTACAAGTCTGATTTTCTTGATGCCGACCCTACTACGGTTTTTAAAGATGCCCAGCAAAAGGATTTGCAGATTCAATACAGCACCGTAGGTATTCACAAGGACGATCTGTTGTTTTCTTTAGATGATTATCCCGTAAAAAAATATGGTAGTCAAGGACAACAAAAGAGCTTTTTGACCGCTTTGAAATTGGCTCAATTTGAGTTCATAAAAAGTGAAAGCGGGACCGTTCCCATTTTATTGCTGGATGATATTTTTGATAAGCTGGATGAGAGTCGCGTATCGCAATTGATTGAAATGGTCAATGATGAACAATTTGGGCAACTATTCATAAGCGATACAAACAGCGAGCGTACTGAAGCTGTTATAAAGAATGTGAATCAGTCCTATAAAATGTTTGAGTTATGA
- a CDS encoding lysophospholipid acyltransferase family protein — MGLFKKNPFGHILFLKLWLIRILGVLSHRRYRGFNELQIDGSEIIKDLPPQGVLFVSNHQTYFADVVSMFHVFNASLSGRNDSIKNVGYLWKPKLNVYYVAAKETMQSGLLPKILAYAGAITVERTWRAKGEEVSRAVNPDDTKNIGVALDDGWVITFPQGTTKPFKPIRKGTAHIIKQYKPIVVPIVIDGFRRSFDKKGLRIKKRNILQSMEIKAPLEIDYENDSVEKIVEQLEFAIEQHPSFLKVIPEEALKDMEDLNKMRRWEY, encoded by the coding sequence ATGGGATTATTTAAAAAAAATCCTTTTGGTCATATACTTTTTTTGAAGCTTTGGTTAATTCGCATTTTAGGTGTGTTATCCCATAGACGCTATCGTGGCTTTAATGAATTGCAGATTGATGGTAGCGAGATCATTAAGGATTTACCACCACAAGGCGTATTATTTGTATCTAATCACCAGACCTATTTTGCAGATGTCGTGAGCATGTTTCATGTCTTTAATGCGTCCCTATCTGGTCGTAATGACAGTATCAAAAATGTAGGCTACCTGTGGAAACCTAAACTCAACGTATACTACGTCGCCGCAAAAGAAACCATGCAAAGTGGTTTGTTGCCCAAGATCCTGGCCTATGCCGGTGCTATCACTGTAGAGCGCACCTGGCGCGCTAAAGGTGAGGAAGTATCGAGAGCAGTCAATCCAGACGATACCAAAAACATAGGCGTGGCACTGGATGATGGATGGGTCATCACCTTCCCACAGGGAACTACAAAACCCTTCAAACCTATACGCAAGGGAACGGCTCACATTATAAAACAATACAAACCCATCGTGGTGCCTATTGTCATCGATGGTTTCCGTCGTAGTTTTGACAAGAAAGGCCTGCGCATCAAGAAACGCAACATTCTACAATCGATGGAGATCAAGGCGCCCCTAGAGATTGATTATGAAAATGACAGCGTAGAAAAGATTGTCGAGCAACTGGAGTTTGCCATTGAGCAACATCCTTCTTTCTTAAAAGTGATCCCAGAAGAAGCCCTCAAAGACATGGAAGATCTCAATAAAATGAGACGCTGGGAATATTAA